One genomic segment of Nocardia spumae includes these proteins:
- a CDS encoding ABC transporter permease, producing MAISTYMPSGLRRFARFYRRRGLLLARVEGLGFVLAFIWQVVSSIPLTLQRYRDETLRVISDMTWGRGSVIVGGGTVPMMIVLGLVMGASVAVESFTMLNMLGMGPVTGIVSAYATTRELAPIVAAIGFAAQAGCRMTAEIGSMRISEEIDAIEALGLRSVPFVVTTRVIAGAISIVPTFLIGLILSYLACRGLITLVHGQSAGVYDHYFFQFVSGFDVIAAVIKVAIFATVVILIHSYYGFFATGGPEGVGIASGRAVRASSVAIVAIDMVLTLMLWGFNATIDFTG from the coding sequence GTGGCGATATCGACCTACATGCCCTCCGGGCTCAGGCGTTTCGCGCGCTTCTATCGCCGCCGTGGGCTACTGCTGGCGCGGGTCGAGGGCCTGGGCTTCGTGCTGGCCTTCATCTGGCAGGTGGTGTCGTCGATTCCGCTGACGCTCCAGCGCTATCGCGACGAGACCCTGCGCGTCATCTCGGATATGACCTGGGGGCGTGGCTCGGTGATCGTCGGCGGCGGCACCGTGCCGATGATGATCGTGCTCGGGTTGGTCATGGGCGCGTCGGTGGCCGTCGAATCGTTCACCATGCTGAATATGCTGGGGATGGGTCCGGTGACGGGCATCGTCTCGGCCTATGCCACCACCCGGGAACTCGCGCCGATCGTGGCCGCCATCGGCTTCGCCGCCCAGGCGGGCTGCCGGATGACCGCCGAGATCGGATCCATGCGGATCTCGGAGGAAATCGACGCGATCGAGGCGCTCGGCCTGCGGTCGGTGCCGTTCGTGGTCACCACCCGAGTCATCGCGGGCGCCATCTCGATCGTGCCGACCTTCCTGATCGGGCTGATCCTGTCGTATCTGGCCTGCCGCGGGCTGATCACCCTGGTGCACGGCCAGTCGGCAGGCGTCTACGACCACTACTTCTTCCAATTCGTCTCCGGATTCGACGTGATCGCCGCGGTGATCAAGGTGGCGATCTTCGCGACCGTCGTGATCCTCATCCACAGCTACTACGGCTTCTTCGCCACCGGCGGCCCCGAAGGCGTCGGCATCGCGTCGGGCCGTGCGGTGCGGGCCTCGTCGGTGGCGATCGTGGCCATCGACATGGTGCTGACGCTGATGCTGTGGGGTTTCAACGCGACGATCGATTTCACGGGGTAA
- a CDS encoding MlaD family protein translates to MVHKVLGLRAFMSIAGAVAVVVVAVVGYLVAFQPMKATTAYCAIMPDSVGLYPGNQVTMRGVTVGTVTSIAPHGDAVKVEFAVDADHPVLADAGATTLSDSIVAARELAVVSGGQDTARWDHTRCLTKTMTPKSITETLDALAQLSAQIRGPDATHPDALARGLTSLDNATAGTGPQINALIQKLSAAMSAPDADIAHLAGIFDAFASVSKDVEAHWGELKTMLTRLGPVLSQATEDLLQPGAALFDGLGRVLPMLNDITTLFGDPIMRALDDTVPLVKFLRANVGSLAQMVSLTPVLAQAVHTVGASGIGYAPPKVAIAQEHADQVCAAIDALTPGRCTPAAGLARVDLAALVFGLAGAR, encoded by the coding sequence ATGGTGCACAAGGTACTCGGCTTGCGGGCCTTCATGTCGATCGCCGGCGCGGTGGCCGTGGTCGTGGTCGCGGTGGTCGGCTATCTCGTCGCCTTCCAGCCGATGAAGGCCACCACCGCATACTGCGCGATCATGCCCGACAGCGTCGGGCTCTATCCCGGTAATCAGGTGACCATGCGCGGCGTCACCGTGGGTACGGTGACCTCCATCGCGCCCCACGGCGATGCGGTGAAGGTGGAATTCGCCGTCGACGCCGATCATCCGGTGCTCGCCGACGCGGGCGCGACGACGCTGTCGGACAGTATCGTCGCCGCGCGTGAGCTCGCCGTGGTCTCCGGCGGTCAGGACACCGCCCGGTGGGATCACACCCGCTGTCTCACCAAAACCATGACGCCCAAGAGCATCACCGAGACGCTCGACGCGCTCGCTCAGCTGTCGGCGCAGATCCGGGGGCCCGACGCCACCCATCCCGACGCACTGGCCCGCGGGCTGACCTCGCTCGACAACGCCACCGCCGGAACCGGTCCGCAGATCAACGCGCTGATACAGAAGCTCAGTGCCGCCATGTCCGCACCGGATGCCGATATCGCCCATCTGGCAGGGATTTTCGATGCCTTCGCCTCGGTCTCCAAGGATGTCGAAGCGCACTGGGGCGAACTGAAGACCATGCTGACCCGCTTGGGGCCGGTGCTGAGCCAGGCCACCGAGGATTTGCTGCAACCGGGCGCGGCCCTGTTCGACGGCCTCGGTCGCGTGCTGCCGATGCTCAACGACATCACCACGCTGTTCGGCGATCCGATCATGCGCGCTCTCGACGATACGGTGCCGCTGGTGAAATTCCTGCGGGCGAATGTGGGCTCGCTCGCCCAGATGGTCTCGCTGACACCGGTTCTCGCCCAAGCCGTGCACACGGTCGGGGCATCCGGGATCGGCTACGCGCCACCGAAGGTGGCGATTGCGCAGGAACACGCCGACCAGGTGTGCGCCGCGATCGACGCGCTCACCCCCGGCCGCTGCACCCCCGCCGCCGGTCTGGCGCGGGTGGACCTGGCGGCCCTGGTATTCGGATTGGCAGGTGCGCGATGA
- a CDS encoding MlaD family protein, with protein sequence MKWGALTSLGGIVAITVAGASYLTFGVVRADPFADYTRTTMVLTDSGGLGVGSPVLLTGLEVGRVTAVRHTAAGVEVGMRLAADKRVPTDSSVTIEHLSALGEPYVEFRPTTGNGPYLRDGQRLETAKVRMPLSIPDVARLVTTTMNQLDPAVVGSLVATAGTALNGTDAAIPNLTRSADLLAAAIMSRSPRIADLLNSFQAAAADIDWAGPATSAAAPEFVRFTHALNDLVAAVGRMVDARPAESYTSGDGVAPFLAKLTDRLAALGPELTSLTPALAPLGDAAATAAPQLDISSLIAQALEDVGADGTVRVRINVK encoded by the coding sequence ATGAAATGGGGGGCACTGACCTCGCTCGGCGGCATCGTCGCGATCACCGTCGCGGGTGCGAGCTATCTGACCTTCGGTGTGGTGCGGGCCGATCCGTTCGCCGACTACACCCGGACCACCATGGTGCTGACCGATTCCGGGGGACTGGGTGTCGGCTCACCGGTCCTGCTCACCGGTCTCGAGGTAGGCCGGGTGACTGCCGTGCGGCACACCGCCGCCGGGGTCGAGGTGGGAATGCGGCTGGCCGCCGACAAGCGGGTACCCACCGACAGCTCGGTGACCATCGAACATCTGTCGGCTCTGGGCGAACCCTACGTCGAATTCCGCCCGACCACCGGCAACGGTCCCTACCTGCGTGACGGGCAGCGCCTGGAGACCGCGAAAGTGCGTATGCCACTGTCGATTCCCGATGTCGCGCGGCTGGTAACCACCACCATGAACCAGCTCGATCCAGCTGTGGTGGGCTCGCTGGTCGCCACGGCCGGCACCGCGCTGAACGGAACCGACGCCGCCATCCCGAACCTCACCCGATCCGCGGATCTGCTGGCCGCGGCGATCATGAGCCGCAGCCCGCGCATCGCGGATCTGCTCAACAGCTTTCAGGCAGCGGCCGCCGACATCGACTGGGCCGGGCCCGCGACCAGCGCGGCCGCACCGGAATTCGTGCGCTTCACCCACGCGCTCAACGATCTGGTCGCCGCCGTGGGCCGGATGGTCGATGCCCGCCCGGCCGAAAGCTACACCAGCGGAGACGGTGTGGCGCCGTTCCTGGCGAAGCTGACCGACCGGCTGGCCGCGCTGGGGCCGGAGCTGACATCGCTCACCCCGGCACTGGCGCCGCTGGGCGACGCGGCCGCCACCGCGGCGCCGCAGCTGGATATCTCCAGTTTGATCGCACAGGCGCTCGAGGATGTCGGCGCCGACGGAACCGTGCGGGTGCGAATCAATGTCAAGTAG
- a CDS encoding MCE family protein — translation MQRLTPLRGRDRRVADEAGKRGREIRLGMVGVALVVICAAAAGILYVVPFGKQTYTAELAEAQSVKVGDDIRVAGIPVGKVDSLELRPDRVRMRFTVDSKVFVGDRSSLDIRMLTIVGGNYVALFPSGRTPLGDKPIPVDRVHLPYSLVQTFQDAAQPLNRIDGDTLRRTLAALDTSIDAAPDALRTTVDTLGTYVDALNRQRTQVTNAIAVADEYVTMYDGAKHDLGRLMVNVNQMETLLVDKRAELREGVRLLRAVIERVAALAPAYDSALKPKLQQLSDALPQLEKVGGQLEPVIGSVRSLQSKFAQLSGTDGAVTVDHSGQTVSAPAARLCIPVPGKDC, via the coding sequence ATGCAACGGCTGACTCCGCTCCGCGGCCGGGATCGCCGGGTCGCCGACGAGGCCGGTAAGCGAGGCCGCGAGATCCGCCTGGGCATGGTCGGCGTGGCACTGGTGGTGATCTGCGCGGCCGCCGCCGGGATTCTGTACGTGGTGCCGTTCGGGAAGCAGACCTACACCGCCGAGTTGGCCGAAGCGCAGTCGGTGAAGGTCGGCGACGACATCCGGGTGGCCGGAATCCCGGTCGGGAAGGTCGATTCGCTGGAGCTGCGTCCGGATCGGGTGCGAATGCGATTCACCGTCGACTCGAAGGTCTTCGTCGGCGACCGGTCGTCCCTGGACATCCGGATGCTCACCATCGTCGGCGGAAACTATGTCGCGCTGTTCCCCTCGGGTCGTACCCCGTTGGGTGACAAGCCGATTCCGGTGGATCGAGTGCATCTGCCCTACAGCCTGGTGCAGACCTTCCAGGACGCGGCGCAACCGCTGAACCGGATCGACGGTGACACCCTGCGCCGCACTCTGGCGGCGCTGGACACCTCGATCGATGCCGCGCCCGATGCGCTGCGCACCACCGTGGACACGCTCGGCACCTACGTCGACGCGTTGAACCGGCAGCGCACCCAGGTGACGAACGCGATCGCCGTCGCCGACGAATACGTCACCATGTACGACGGCGCCAAACACGATCTGGGCCGGTTGATGGTCAATGTCAACCAGATGGAGACCCTGCTGGTCGACAAGCGCGCCGAACTGCGCGAGGGCGTGCGGTTGCTGCGCGCGGTCATCGAGCGGGTCGCCGCGCTGGCGCCGGCCTACGACTCGGCGCTGAAACCGAAGCTGCAGCAGTTGAGCGACGCGCTGCCGCAACTCGAGAAGGTCGGCGGGCAACTCGAACCGGTCATCGGTTCGGTGCGGAGTCTGCAGTCGAAGTTCGCTCAGCTCAGCGGAACCGACGGTGCGGTCACGGTGGATCACTCGGGGCAGACCGTCAGCGCGCCCGCCGCGCGGCTGTGTATTCCGGTGCCGGGGAAGGACTGCTGA
- a CDS encoding methyltransferase family protein gives MNAAVVVTWVWLIFEIGLAMRDRLRSKGSTDRDRGTRTVIMILVAVSIGVANVVSIVLPADSDLRFTGDDPVIWQLAGVALMVLGLGVRIWAIAVLGNAFRTTVEVDPDQVVVDRGPYRWVRHPSYSGVLLLTTGFGIAAGNWISLLIAIIVPTLAFLRRIEVEERAMIETLGRAYEEYRARTRRLVPGLW, from the coding sequence GTGAACGCGGCAGTGGTCGTCACGTGGGTGTGGCTGATCTTCGAGATCGGCCTGGCGATGCGGGATCGTTTGCGCAGCAAGGGATCGACCGATCGCGATCGCGGCACCCGTACTGTCATCATGATCCTGGTCGCCGTCTCGATCGGCGTCGCGAATGTGGTGTCGATCGTGCTGCCGGCCGACAGCGATCTGCGCTTCACCGGAGACGATCCGGTGATCTGGCAGCTGGCGGGTGTCGCTCTCATGGTGCTCGGTCTGGGTGTCCGGATATGGGCTATCGCGGTGCTGGGCAATGCTTTTCGTACCACTGTCGAGGTCGATCCCGATCAGGTCGTGGTCGATCGCGGGCCCTATCGCTGGGTGCGCCATCCGTCCTACAGCGGAGTTCTGTTGCTCACCACCGGATTCGGGATCGCCGCCGGGAACTGGATTTCGCTGCTGATCGCGATCATCGTGCCCACCTTGGCCTTTCTCCGACGCATCGAGGTGGAGGAACGGGCGATGATCGAAACCCTCGGCCGCGCCTACGAGGAGTATCGCGCGCGTACCAGGCGTCTCGTACCCGGGCTGTGGTAG
- a CDS encoding calcium:proton antiporter, protein MKYALTRHWTTVVPPLAAVVLAIAWFTHPSGPAVVILILGLAGAVLAAVQHAEVVAHRVGEPFGSLLLAIAVTVIEVGLIVTLMASGGHDASTLARDTVFAAVMITCNGIFGLSLLVGALRRRVAVFSAEGAGAALATVATLATLSLVLPTFTTTKPGPEFSGSQLTFAAVASLLLYGLFVTVQTVRHRDDFLPVEADVLDDRRDDRPSSRTAVWSLVLMVIALIGVVGLAKMVSPAIERGVAAAGLPRSAVGVVIALLVLLPETIAAVRAARRDRVQVSLNLALGSAMASIGLTIPAIALASIWLDGPLTLGLGATQMVLLALTVVVGVLTVVPGRATLLQGGVHLVLLAGFVFLAVSP, encoded by the coding sequence ATGAAGTACGCGTTGACCCGACACTGGACGACCGTTGTTCCACCCCTGGCCGCCGTGGTGTTGGCAATCGCGTGGTTCACACATCCCTCCGGACCCGCGGTGGTGATTCTGATCCTGGGTCTCGCCGGCGCGGTGCTGGCCGCGGTGCAGCACGCCGAGGTGGTGGCGCACCGAGTGGGGGAGCCGTTCGGCTCGCTACTTCTCGCGATCGCGGTGACGGTGATCGAAGTCGGATTGATCGTCACGCTGATGGCGTCGGGCGGTCACGATGCCTCGACGCTGGCCCGCGATACCGTCTTCGCGGCCGTGATGATCACGTGCAACGGGATCTTCGGGCTGTCGTTGCTGGTCGGTGCCTTGCGTCGGCGGGTGGCGGTCTTCAGTGCGGAAGGGGCCGGGGCCGCGCTGGCGACCGTCGCCACGCTGGCCACGCTGAGTCTGGTGCTGCCGACCTTCACCACTACCAAGCCGGGGCCGGAGTTCTCCGGATCGCAGCTGACCTTCGCCGCAGTCGCCTCACTGCTGTTGTACGGGCTGTTCGTGACGGTGCAGACCGTGCGTCACCGTGACGATTTCCTTCCGGTCGAGGCCGATGTTCTCGACGACCGGCGCGACGACCGCCCGAGTTCGCGCACGGCGGTGTGGTCCCTGGTGCTGATGGTGATCGCGCTGATCGGTGTGGTCGGCCTGGCCAAGATGGTGTCGCCGGCGATCGAGCGCGGGGTGGCGGCGGCGGGGCTGCCACGTTCCGCGGTGGGCGTGGTGATCGCCCTGCTGGTGCTGTTGCCCGAAACCATCGCCGCGGTGCGGGCGGCCCGGCGGGATCGGGTGCAGGTCAGCCTGAATCTGGCACTCGGGTCGGCGATGGCGAGTATCGGCCTGACCATTCCCGCGATCGCGCTCGCCTCGATCTGGCTCGACGGCCCGCTGACGCTCGGTTTGGGGGCAACGCAGATGGTGTTGCTCGCACTCACGGTGGTGGTGGGTGTGCTGACAGTTGTCCCGGGGCGCGCCACCTTGCTGCAAGGTGGCGTTCATCTGGTGTTGCTCGCCGGATTCGTCTTTCTCGCGGTGAGTCCCTGA
- a CDS encoding MlaD family protein, translating into MRIRRIAAGLAVGVVALSAAGCAFDPSAVPVPGTTVSGPAYHVRIEFSNVLNLPARAKIMANGAQVGTVSGVKVVNPAGDRAGYVVVDAEISKSVKLPTSTVAELRQNTVLGDIHVALTTPPNGFGALLHDGSTIPVAQSKPPVQLEDTMALVAAFTQGGAVTQLQDVIARINHTLPRDPAQTARISQTMAADAADLANNLDRVDALLHGLGANAQVLHDIQPELDDILSPTSVDRMDGITDSVIGVTKIFGGLGPVGSALTWLGPVLRGADGAVQAFSPLLLSAGPVDLSRPSNLAALVELLRDKVIPFAEHGAKVNIVGVHSDAAPDMPAEQQTDRILATLRMIGVVR; encoded by the coding sequence ATGAGAATTCGGCGTATTGCCGCGGGACTCGCGGTCGGTGTGGTGGCGCTGTCGGCCGCCGGATGCGCGTTCGATCCGTCCGCGGTGCCGGTGCCCGGCACGACCGTTTCCGGCCCGGCCTACCACGTGCGCATCGAGTTCTCGAATGTGCTGAATCTGCCGGCGCGCGCCAAGATCATGGCCAACGGCGCCCAGGTGGGCACGGTATCCGGGGTGAAGGTGGTGAATCCGGCCGGTGACCGCGCCGGGTACGTCGTGGTCGACGCCGAGATCTCGAAGTCGGTGAAATTGCCGACCTCCACGGTCGCCGAACTGCGGCAGAACACCGTGCTGGGCGATATCCACGTCGCGCTGACCACTCCGCCGAACGGATTCGGCGCCCTGCTGCACGACGGCTCCACGATCCCGGTCGCGCAATCGAAACCTCCTGTGCAGCTGGAGGATACGATGGCGCTGGTCGCCGCGTTCACCCAAGGCGGTGCGGTCACGCAGCTGCAGGACGTGATCGCGCGGATCAATCACACGCTGCCGCGGGATCCGGCGCAGACCGCCCGCATCTCGCAGACCATGGCGGCCGACGCCGCGGACCTGGCGAACAATCTGGATCGGGTCGACGCCCTGCTCCACGGTCTGGGCGCCAATGCCCAGGTGCTGCACGATATTCAGCCCGAGCTCGACGACATTCTCAGCCCGACGTCGGTCGATCGGATGGACGGGATCACCGATTCCGTCATCGGCGTGACGAAGATCTTCGGCGGTCTCGGACCCGTCGGCTCCGCACTGACCTGGCTTGGCCCGGTGCTCCGTGGCGCCGACGGCGCGGTCCAGGCATTCTCGCCGCTGTTGCTGTCGGCCGGTCCGGTCGACCTGAGCCGCCCATCGAATCTCGCCGCGCTGGTGGAACTGCTGCGGGACAAGGTGATTCCCTTCGCCGAACACGGAGCGAAGGTGAATATCGTGGGCGTGCACTCGGATGCCGCTCCCGATATGCCGGCCGAGCAGCAGACCGATCGAATTCTGGCGACCCTGCGGATGATCGGAGTCGTGCGATGA
- a CDS encoding MarR family winged helix-turn-helix transcriptional regulator translates to MPESASPAPASVQLWRALQRVYVDLRPELDSELRRATGLPASWYDMLVELSGPQRLRMSDLGARMVLSRTRVSRLVSELEGRGLVRRESNPEDGRSAYVAISPAGWQRLHDATPFHRAAIDQHFAGLPDGELETLATALHRVIGEQDGYDDPVRHD, encoded by the coding sequence GTGCCGGAGTCCGCGAGTCCCGCGCCCGCCTCGGTCCAGCTCTGGCGGGCGCTGCAACGGGTCTATGTGGATCTGCGCCCGGAACTGGACTCCGAACTGCGCCGCGCGACCGGCCTGCCCGCCAGCTGGTACGACATGCTCGTCGAACTGTCCGGCCCGCAACGACTTCGGATGAGCGATCTCGGTGCGCGCATGGTGCTCAGCCGGACCCGGGTCAGCCGGCTGGTCAGCGAACTGGAGGGCCGGGGACTGGTCCGGCGCGAATCCAACCCGGAAGACGGGCGATCGGCCTATGTCGCCATCAGCCCCGCCGGATGGCAGCGACTGCACGACGCCACCCCCTTTCACCGAGCGGCCATCGACCAGCATTTCGCCGGCCTGCCCGACGGCGAGCTGGAAACACTGGCCACCGCACTGCACCGGGTGATCGGCGAGCAGGACGGCTACGACGATCCGGTCCGGCACGATTGA
- a CDS encoding nuclear transport factor 2 family protein has translation MLTSMHELRKLGARSIGNSCCMTTAVGSEDRAEISGLLSRYYRAVDDKRVDHTLIEATFTADGRWVSPTGIVRVGHETIAAQQIEATALFRATHHMTTDHVIELDGDTAWLQANVTAMHLWGSGTTDPAALESHFLAGGVFQAHAVRTIAGWRFSELTLRIVWRTGALPVHVSPDKV, from the coding sequence GTGTTGACGTCGATGCATGAGCTACGCAAGCTCGGTGCAAGGTCGATCGGCAACTCTTGCTGCATGACAACAGCAGTTGGATCAGAGGATCGAGCAGAGATCAGCGGGCTGCTCAGCCGCTACTACCGAGCAGTGGACGACAAGCGGGTAGACCACACGCTCATCGAGGCGACGTTTACCGCGGACGGTCGCTGGGTGAGTCCGACTGGTATCGTCCGGGTCGGCCATGAGACCATCGCGGCTCAGCAGATCGAGGCCACCGCTCTGTTCCGAGCCACCCACCACATGACCACCGACCACGTAATCGAACTCGACGGTGACACCGCGTGGTTGCAGGCCAACGTCACCGCGATGCACCTGTGGGGATCTGGCACCACGGACCCGGCCGCGCTCGAATCCCACTTTCTGGCAGGTGGGGTGTTCCAAGCCCATGCGGTGCGGACAATCGCGGGCTGGCGGTTCTCGGAACTGACCTTGCGGATCGTCTGGCGCACAGGAGCTCTCCCAGTACACGTCAGTCCAGACAAAGTGTGA
- a CDS encoding MlaD family protein: MPKYGMPGVAVDKRRSLLVGGVSLAMVAAVVIASMLYRGLRVDDSLHIALHTERIGDGVLTGTPVRVDGVHVGKVDEIAPADGGTQRITLRLDRSQLHGIDDSLRVDYAPANLFGISEIELRPGSGGAPLRAGSTIDLTGRHAAAVYDATMGGLLRGLSQTGNALLTPQMATVISQVCTDVGAFTPLVQALISVAQTITDNQKMPSSELVGRLGPAFDGGGRFAGATIQVLDLIRNIPRLQDNRGAYDAGTSALTDSVLPALAAFGTRAGSEFSGSTDAVAPLLAVLARMVPYPQQSGADLTELLRRLRAGVHDTPDGPVLNAEIDVRGVPVLAPLLGGIR; this comes from the coding sequence GTGCCGAAGTACGGAATGCCCGGAGTGGCGGTGGACAAGCGGCGTTCACTGCTGGTCGGCGGGGTCTCGCTCGCGATGGTCGCCGCCGTGGTGATCGCCTCGATGCTGTATCGCGGGCTGCGCGTCGACGACAGCCTGCACATCGCGCTGCACACCGAACGGATCGGCGACGGCGTACTGACCGGAACCCCGGTCCGGGTAGACGGCGTGCACGTCGGCAAGGTCGACGAGATCGCGCCCGCCGACGGCGGAACCCAGCGCATCACCTTGCGGCTGGACCGATCCCAGCTGCACGGCATCGACGACAGCCTGCGGGTGGACTACGCCCCGGCGAATCTGTTCGGCATCAGCGAGATCGAGCTGCGTCCCGGTTCCGGCGGCGCGCCACTGCGCGCCGGCAGCACCATCGACCTGACCGGACGGCATGCCGCCGCGGTCTACGACGCGACCATGGGCGGGCTGCTGCGCGGGTTGTCGCAGACCGGCAATGCCCTGCTCACCCCGCAGATGGCGACCGTGATCTCCCAGGTCTGCACCGATGTCGGAGCCTTCACGCCACTGGTGCAGGCCCTGATCTCGGTGGCGCAGACCATCACCGACAACCAGAAGATGCCCAGCTCCGAATTGGTGGGACGGCTGGGACCGGCCTTCGACGGCGGCGGCCGCTTCGCGGGGGCGACCATCCAGGTGCTCGACCTGATCCGCAATATCCCGCGGCTGCAGGACAACCGGGGCGCCTACGACGCCGGCACGTCCGCGCTCACCGATTCGGTGCTCCCCGCGCTGGCGGCATTCGGCACCCGGGCCGGCAGTGAATTCTCCGGCAGCACCGATGCTGTGGCTCCGCTGCTGGCGGTGCTGGCCCGGATGGTGCCGTATCCGCAGCAGTCCGGCGCCGACCTGACCGAGTTGCTGCGCCGGTTGCGTGCCGGTGTGCACGACACCCCGGACGGCCCGGTGCTGAACGCCGAAATCGATGTGCGCGGGGTGCCCGTACTGGCCCCGCTGCTAGGAGGAATCCGATGA
- a CDS encoding ABC transporter permease, with protein MAPVTRASSGASAVRIVRKNFSDTVVSALRTFGRAVDIARESVSGTASDIARREFQWREAILQAWRLVTVTAIPAVLIAIPFGVIVSVQVGNLIHTLGADSLLGATGGLGVIKQGAPLATGFLLGGAGAAAIAADLGARTIREEIDALDTMGISPIHRLVIPRLVAMILVAPLLNILIIFVGVVAGYAVAVGGQNVTPGSYWATFGSFTTAADVWVSLLKAVMFGFLVVIIACQRGLEAKGGPRGVADAVNAAVVLSVVSIAVVNLGVTQVVEMFLPTRLV; from the coding sequence ATGGCGCCGGTGACCCGGGCCTCCTCGGGCGCGTCCGCTGTTCGTATCGTTCGCAAGAATTTCTCGGACACCGTCGTGTCCGCGCTGCGTACCTTCGGCAGAGCGGTCGATATCGCCCGGGAATCCGTGAGCGGCACAGCTTCCGATATCGCCCGGCGTGAATTCCAGTGGCGCGAAGCGATTCTGCAGGCCTGGCGACTGGTGACCGTCACCGCGATTCCCGCCGTCCTGATCGCGATCCCCTTCGGGGTCATCGTCTCGGTGCAGGTCGGCAACCTGATCCACACCCTGGGCGCGGATTCGCTGCTGGGCGCCACCGGCGGGCTCGGGGTGATCAAACAGGGTGCCCCGCTGGCCACCGGATTCCTGCTGGGCGGCGCGGGCGCGGCCGCCATCGCCGCGGACCTGGGCGCGCGCACCATCCGCGAGGAGATCGACGCCCTCGACACGATGGGCATCTCACCGATTCATCGCCTGGTGATACCGCGGCTGGTCGCGATGATCCTGGTCGCGCCGCTGCTCAACATCCTGATCATCTTCGTCGGCGTGGTCGCCGGCTACGCGGTCGCGGTCGGCGGGCAGAACGTCACGCCCGGAAGCTATTGGGCCACTTTCGGTTCCTTCACCACCGCAGCCGATGTGTGGGTCTCGCTGCTGAAAGCGGTGATGTTCGGCTTTCTCGTGGTGATCATCGCCTGCCAGCGCGGACTCGAGGCCAAGGGCGGCCCGCGCGGCGTGGCCGACGCGGTGAACGCGGCGGTGGTGCTGTCGGTGGTGTCGATCGCGGTGGTGAATCTCGGCGTGACCCAGGTGGTGGAGATGTTCCTGCCGACGAGGCTGGTCTGA
- a CDS encoding MlaD family protein: MKVGAAAWRLALFAVVMVVVLSVVFTAIERPVSGDTRAHQALFTDANGLKVGDDVRQFGVQVGKVEGISLDGALARVRLSLKTDAPIYDNSHLAIRYQNLTGQRYIDLQQDPKPGTRLPGGRTVGIDHTLPSFDVTSMFNGLKPVLATISPEEINQFSASMVALIEGDGTQVEPVMAAIGRLASYVDNRQQVIGTLIHNMSDLSDRVGGRVHYLVPLLARLTDIFQALQTNIGGLAQFAMAAPSVLGPLDSLFDALGLQSGTDVDALIRRLFPDPKQAVDVFEKLPALLGGLDAATPASVAGWKPQCSKGNAELPQVLRIMVAGAQVSVCNG; encoded by the coding sequence ATGAAGGTGGGCGCCGCCGCGTGGCGGCTGGCACTGTTCGCGGTAGTGATGGTCGTCGTGCTGTCGGTGGTGTTCACCGCCATCGAACGGCCGGTCTCCGGCGATACGCGAGCGCACCAGGCGCTGTTCACCGACGCCAACGGGCTCAAAGTGGGCGACGATGTGCGCCAGTTCGGCGTCCAGGTCGGCAAGGTCGAGGGCATTTCCCTCGACGGCGCCCTGGCGCGAGTCCGGCTGTCACTGAAGACGGATGCGCCGATCTACGACAACTCCCATCTCGCCATCCGCTATCAGAACCTCACCGGCCAGCGCTACATCGATCTGCAGCAGGACCCGAAACCCGGGACGCGGCTGCCGGGCGGGCGCACCGTCGGCATCGACCACACCCTGCCCTCGTTCGATGTGACGAGCATGTTCAACGGCCTGAAACCGGTGCTGGCCACCATCTCTCCGGAGGAGATCAACCAGTTCAGCGCCAGTATGGTGGCGCTGATCGAGGGGGACGGCACCCAGGTCGAACCCGTGATGGCCGCGATCGGCCGGCTGGCGTCCTATGTGGACAATCGCCAGCAGGTGATCGGCACCCTCATCCACAACATGTCCGACCTGTCGGACCGGGTCGGCGGCCGGGTGCATTATCTGGTCCCGTTGCTGGCCCGGCTCACCGATATCTTCCAGGCACTGCAGACCAATATCGGCGGGCTCGCGCAGTTCGCCATGGCGGCGCCGTCGGTACTCGGACCGCTGGACAGCCTGTTCGACGCGCTCGGCCTGCAATCGGGCACCGATGTCGACGCCCTCATCCGGCGGCTGTTCCCGGATCCGAAACAGGCCGTGGACGTCTTCGAGAAGCTGCCCGCACTGCTGGGCGGTCTGGACGCGGCCACCCCGGCGTCGGTGGCGGGCTGGAAACCGCAGTGTTCCAAGGGAAATGCCGAGCTGCCGCAGGTGCTGCGGATCATGGTCGCCGGAGCGCAGGTGTCGGTATGCAACGGCTGA